The Glycine soja cultivar W05 chromosome 4, ASM419377v2, whole genome shotgun sequence genomic sequence TTGAGAATTTTGCCTTTGGATAGTTGTTTGAATAACTGTTAACATGATCCCTATGTTAATTTGGGCATCTTTCCTCTGTGCTTAACTGCTTACAGCTTTAATATGCTGGAAGATTATTTTCAATGCTTTCTCTTCACTTAGAAATCTTTATCCAGAGCTCCACATTCCTGTGCCTCATCGTTTCCGTTATGTTTTCGTGAGATTTATGATTGTTAAACATGGATTGAATATAGACAGCAATGTTAGAGTTTCCAATGTTGTGCTTTTTTTAAGCCTGTCTTTTTGGGCTGATTTTGACTCTGTAACTTCCCGAGTTTGGGCCTTGTTATTGGCACTCTCATATTGCTATTTAAACCCCCTCCCCTCCCCTCAAAGAGTTGGTACTTTTTATGTTGACGAAAATCTCCCTTGCAACTACCAAAATGGTGTATATCCATcgtataaataacaaaaacttgTTTCTATTATGTTGCTGAGTGTCTATACATAATGGAAACAAACtttcattgtatatttttttttacaccccTTATCATACAACATAAACTTGTTTTCATTGTGAATAAACACTTAACTATACAACTGTTGTGTATATAGTGGATGTAAATAAGAGAAACTTATTGCTGTTgtgtaattaagaaaaaaattaattttgtaatttatattattttattttaaaggagttaaattgaaacaattttGTAGACtacttttcaaaaaataacttctccaattttgcatttttaaagtctttcaaaaatcaattcaTTTCACAACAATCCGAAACAGATTTCCATCAAGTTCTACACATAACAACGCCAGGACAAATCTAAATTTGTAACTTTTCATCAAAATTCACCATTTCAAACTCGAAAACTCCAATTTACTCAACTATCCATTTTTATACATCACACTTAATTCTCAAGCAATTTTAAGTCAATCCAAAGCAACCAAAACACAGAAAAAGGATAAAGCTCCCCTTATCCATTGAAGAACCAAACTTTTGAGTTTTTAGGGGAGAAAGAAAAACTCTTTGCGTCCAAGGAAGGGTTTTTTTTCCCAAATACACCAACACCTCCACCAAATCAACAATAATTTGAAATCAAAATATTCCATTTGACTCATCTCAAGGAGAATGGAGGCGCTTATCAAATACAATGGAACCATGCActcaagagagaaaaaagggGATAACTTGTCTTGAGTTGGGGAATTAAAACATTGCTTTAGAAAGATGAGCACTTAGGTGAGTGTGAGAAATGAGAGTGTTTTAGTGTGTTGGTTGTCATTTGTCAAGAAGTGTTTTTCTTACCACTAAAATCCTTTTACCTTTACTAAACCCTCTCTAAGGATCCTAAACTTCTCTTTGGTAAGAAATGACCCAACTAAACTCAACTCAACACACATAAAACattcatttaaattatattttcaataacataaaaataaatttaattaaaatcactTCATCATGCCTTAATAAAATTACGGCATTGCAATATTTTATTGTcatgttaaattttatcttaactAGTTATGAAtagattatttataaattagttgctaccttaaatataattttatttatatactttataCTTTTATCAAAATTCTAAATACATCTGtgttttacataaaatattttcttaaatgttatatgttttaaaacgtcaataataactattattataagTTCAAGAATACATTAAtcgaaaaatatatatcaaaaaataaaaatagtataataaaatattttatgtattgatactttaaataatatttatggtttaatacattaaatataaagtattcacattttaaatgtaattttaactctatgtattaattattctaaataatggtatgtatatattatttctttaaatttatgaattaatacgttaaataatatttaatttttttaactagacAAAAGTTTAAGAAAGTTAGATTTGGAGACTAATCGAATCCATGTTGATGTGGAATATGAATTGGTTCCTTATTGATCATATCAATCAATCTTtgttaacaaataatatttgaaaattgaagtGATAAATAACGACTACAAATGATTAAACGAGTCttcttttttaatgttaattttttctaaaaagaataattttctttttggctTCTCCTGCTgtgattgtttttttctttttggtcatCAGCTAAATGATTGCACCCAGCACTCATTGATTCATGTAAGAGGTGGGAGCCAATCCTTTATAGAGACTCACTTTCCACACGACGTCACAAACTCATCTGGTAAggtttgtaaatttttattttgaaataagtttaggaaaaagttaatataataCATAGTTACATACAAATTATATCTTCATTTTTAGCTTGCGTGATTTTAAACTTaacaatatttcaattaaagaaCCGAATATTATATCCTAGAAAATTAcgtttattttttcaagattaaTTCTCATCCACGCGTGGACTTTGAGTCTCTTTCAATCTTCGGTAATAAAATTAAGTGCTTGTTTGGACACATGTTCAACACACAAGTATAATATGCAAAAATTACGTCACTTTGAATCAAATATGCAGAAGCTACAACTTGATGCTTCTAGGTAGACGTGTGTAAAATATAGCAAGAATCGAAACCAAACAAGCTGATTAATATTGTCAACTCATGATCTGCACTTATAAGTAAACTTcgtgtttgaaatttgaatcttATCATTTTGGTCGGTATTTTTCATAACATATATCACATTAGAATTGCTTTTGTATGTttcgttctttttttttttaactggtTCTAGAACGCTAATAATTAGATTGAGAAGccgaattaatataaaatttgtactGTGACTCGGATGACATATGAAATTgtatttaatcatttaaatttgataaaaaaaatgataattaattttagttttaatttagaAGGATTACCctatcaatttgaaagaattacaatttcttttacattatAATCATTTAAGTTCCAGGTATTTTTTAGATAAACTTTGCTATAAATACttataccaaaaaataaaaaacaaactaattataaaagaaactatatctaataatcaaagtttgacaaaaatgattattaattgTAGTTTTAATTTCAAAGGATTACCTTATCGATTTGAAAGAATTATAATTgttcttttatattataatcaTCTAAGATTTAGGTAttgtatagataaaaaaaatcataaacactcatgaaaaagaaaataaataaaaataaaatgtttaaatttttactaaatttaaaatttagttacgCACTTTAACTTATATAGAAACTATTTCATCTAATTTCTCTAATAGTTAGGgtgataagttgattttaatttatgagaatAGTTCACTTTCAttttatcatcttatttttcttctccatAAATACTTAtgaagaaatttattaaaaaataatctcattTCATTTGAAAATGATTCTGAATCTCatttatattgtttataaaCGCAAATAAGTCAAGCTATGAAGCATTaagtttgacatgtcaaaaccGCGTCCTTATTCGAATTCAATTATTGTTACAACTACACAACTAGCATTTACTAGGAAAGAGAACATACTACCCCCTTGgtccattataattattttggtaagagaaaaaatttgtgttaaaataattattattttaatttgttaatgtaatattgattatgtttttttttacttatatctcTTGTAATATTAATGgtgaacaataaaatatataaataaattaataatagtataagattatttttgtaaaactattattttattttattttattgttttttttgtgtaaaataacTTAGGATGAGTATTATTTTCAAACTTACCTGGTATAagctaataaaagtaaaataataatgatgatcttccttaaaaaaaagtaaaataatcataatcattTTGGCATTAATTACAACCTAACAGTCTATAGATAAGAAGCTATTTGATTATAATCGTATCCTGGAACATCTGAAGACcttaattaaagaatatttacTGCTTTTTTTGTTACTACTTACTACATATTACTGCATTCTTCCCATAATTATTAATGTTTGAGATTAATAcatatgaaatgaaaaaaaaatattttttatggaaaaataaaaaatatttaatggatGCAAAATATTATTTCCTTCGTTTCATTATAACtagtgtgtaaaaaaaataatttatccctaaaaattattattattttaattttttaatataacattaatttttttcacttatttttcttatatattaatgatgaaGTATAAAATctagaaataaattaatgatgatataatgttaattttgtaaaattattattttttatttatttattatttttttttatgtgtaaaataatCTGAGACAAATTAGCTTGGAACCGAAAAAATAGTGTTGTGATTATATTtgataagatattttaattagtttatagtttttttattagttgaaaaatttgtttaactatttaataaataatttttttagttatttttagcatttttttaaaagttagtttttaactttttatattttattcctatatatttatccaattttctaattattatttttaaataaatcatgatttttattattttttgtcattttatattttttaactactttgataattaattttactaaacatttataatttaataaatttgttttttaacttttaataacaGTTGATTTTTCGACTTTCAACTAAATTTTgagttaaattttgtaaaatataacttatatttatattaaaatgacattatttatattcaatatcacataaagtacttataatggttatttaataaatatataattaaaaacaattaaatttaaaattttaaaatatcaattattttggaaaaaaataatggttTACACCATCTAAATTAAAGTGACAGGAGTGCATTTTAGAGAATAAAACACAATAATAaccataatttatatatatatatatattgattttatcACAATGCTTAAgtgatgattttttaattactaataactatgagcatattttattttttaaagtacacTTCCTCactttaaaataatcaaattaaaaaaaaactagaagatTAGTAGTTATGAGAAGGtcataataattacttaaaaaaatacgtattaaataatacatataatatatataaatataataaatatttttaataaaaactagtactatttattttttcttaagatttgcatttgagtattattttttcatttttatcgtTATCTAtgcaattattatttattaatgaacTACTAGGGCGAGATGGCCACGGACGGAATCACCCCCCCACCCCCGTCTGTCCTCTTCGCCTGTGTTTGATAACATCGAAATCGAACGAAAACCTTTCTTTTacggcaatatatatatatatatatatatatatatatatatatatatatatatatatatatatatataatattaaataaatataaattcagCAAATTTTTATTCAACATTTGTTTCCCTATCTATTTATCTATCAGAGTCCAACGCCACCAACTGAACATTGAACAACAACATAGTTCATCCTCTTCCTTCTTTCTCCACCAAACCTTAAACCTTAAACCTTAAACTCGCATATAACCCAATCAAATTTGCCTTTAGATTCTCATTTCCCGTCAaactatctctctctctctctctctaggaATCCAAAATATTCCAACTAAACCTTTCTTCCTTTTCATGGCAGATCCTACCCGTCTTTCATTCAGGTTAGATTCTAATCATCGTGATACTCAACAAAAGCTGGGTTAGCTTTAATTAACGTTAGTCAATCAAaaaattgtcttttattttttttggttttctgggTTCAGTCCCATACACAGCTTGCGATCGGATCCGGTTACAGTGGATTGACTTATAAGGTTTTAATGGTTCTGCCATCATTAGTGGTCATAAGGGACTTTGAAAAAGGTTCTGGTTTATTATAATCTATTATGAGATGAAGTGAAaaccaaataaactaaaaattcgcattcttttctttgatttgTTACTTACTCAATCTTCTATCTTGCTTGGGTTCCAAGGTTTTCTTCGTTTATTTTTAGTCATGCtgcattaatttaatatatacgtAGAAGCTTAAACTTAAAACCAGTTTCAAGTTATTCGTGCCTGTCAATATCAGGGTAACCTTTTACCTTCTTTTGTccctttttatttatgtttctgGTCTCCTTTACTTTGTTGTTCTCCACCTGAATAATATTCTCAAGTTTTTACCTTCTAATGATTTTATGTCCTCtctcataaaataaaacttctgTTATTTTGGTCTTTCGAGCACATTCAGTCAGGCTCAATGGCAGAGGAATTATTCgtaattaagcattgaagaGTCCTTTAATTCCTCTCTGTTAATTTTCATTGTAATTGAATCTTGGTGTAAATGTTGTTAAACTATTAATACGCTTGCTATTGTCTTTGtagtaaaattgttatttttattgctgGCATAATTACCCATGCTCTTTTGCAGTTCAATCTCATACCTGTATGTGTATCTCTAATGCAATCAGTTAATGAATGAGAAGAGGAATCCAAAACGTCAAAAACCACTGCCTTTCAGCATGCCTGTGACAGACTCAAATGATCCGCAGAATTTTGATGATAACATTCTTTTCCCTGTTGAAGAGATTGTACAATACCCGTTGCCCGGATATGTGTCGCCAACTTCAATAAGTTTTAGTCCCGATGAtagtttaatttcttatttatttagtcctGATAACTCTTTAAACAGAAAGGTTTATGCATTTGATCTGAAGACCAATACACAAGAATTGTTATTCAGTCCCCCTGATGGTGGACTCGATGAAAGTAATATTTCTCCGGAAGAAAAGTTGAGGCGGGAGAGGTTGAGGGAGCGTGGTTTAGGTGTGACACGGTATGAATGGGTGAAGACAAGCTCAAAAAGGAAAGCAGTCATGGTGCCACTGCCTGCTGGGGTTTGTTCCCTTTATCCTGCAATTGATTTAAAATGTTGTCTTATGTTTTTATTCAGGAGAGAAAAGTGGTAATAGTTTTTAAACATTTATCTTACACTTTAGTACTTTAACCTGTTAGGAACACTTCAGAAGCACATAGATCACATTACTCCAATAATCTCACCATGATGCCTCATTGCCACCAGAACGTTATCCCCTTCTTGAAGTGTGATGTCAGTCCCTTTCTAACACTTGCTTGGAACAAGCTGTCAACATTTAGATGTTCTATATGAACAAATTAACTGAAGCCTCAAATgctgatttttgttttgtttttcttcttctttttgtatAGGGTGGCTTATCATTCTGCAATTGTCTAGCATAGTTGAAAGGAGGTTTCTCGAGTTATTTACTAACCTCTtcaatttctttataaaaactGAGCTTCTTGTACCTGATTTTGGAAGCTGTGTTAACTTCAATGATTTGCGTCCCATAATTGCCATTGAAATTGACTAGGCTTATTCCATACTTGATACTAATATAGGTTGGAATCTTGTTTATATGTATATAACAATGTTATGCCAAACTCTATATTCTGTTGTGTTTTGAATAGGTGTGTatgagaatgatttttttttctctcattttgtattttatacTACATTGAATATGATATTGATTATTTACTTGAAATAGTCAAGTTTCTTATGGTTATTTCCTTTTCCCTATGAACAGATTTATATTCAGGACATTCCCCATTCAAAAGCAGAGCTCAAGCTTCCAAGTGTATTAGGTTCACCCATTATTGATCCACATCTCTCTCCAGATGGATCAATGCTTGCCTATGTAAGAGACTCTGAGTTGCATGTTCTGAATCTCTTGTCTAATGAATCAAAGCAGTTGACCCATGGGGCAAAAGAAAATGGTTTGGTAAGTTCAGCACTTGGCTGTTCTTTTCTGTATTGGATTGCTAAATGCATTTGAGTTCTACAAGATATTTATGATTCTTATATAAGTCACCTGACTAATTAATGTAatcttttaagataaaatacctttaaagaaaaatattttagcaattaaaagattatatgGTTATGTGTCCTTTTGAAACATTGTAAGCTTCACCTACTTTAAATCTTCAAATCAGCTGCACGTATcctatttaaagtttttaactCTGTCATATGTGTTTCATTACAAGTAGGAGGCATCTCACTGCTGAATTTGGTTCAGCTTGGTCCTTCTGTCCTTGCTGCCAATGGCCTGGATAATGATAGTTTAGTGCAGTGTTGATTCTCTTCTAGGGTCAATCTCTAGTAGGACTCtaaggtttttcttttcttatttatgacgTAAAGCTTGATTGGATTAAGATATTTGAAAACTGGAACTTCAAAAGAGTCAAATTACTCTTGATCATCCAATAGACCTTAGGCTTGAACTTGTAGACTTGTCATTCAAATGATTGCATAAAGCTTTTAGTTTGTTTTCCAGTAGTTGAAATGTTTTGTTTGACTCTTACATTATTTTAGTCTGAGAAAATTTGACATTGGGTTTATGTGTTGCAGACTCATGGGCTTGCAGAATATATAGCTCAGGTGagatttactttaaaattagatacttttatatacatttttagaCTAAATATGGTGCTTTGCATTCCTTGTATGAATTAGTCCTTCCTTCTACCTCTGACCGGGTGAGTTGCATAATAGATAGGTTCTGAAATGAtctcattttttatgatttcatcCTTAGCTTGTTAAATTTTCCGTACGTTTTACAGTGACAAGAACTAACTCTTCTAAAAAGCTTAATATGTTATGTGCTGGCCCTGGAATGGTTTTTATCTTTGCCAATAACATGTATTTTTCGGATTTCAGGAGGAGATGGATAGAAAAACTGGATATTGGTGGTCACTGGACAGTAAATATATTGCTTTCACTGAAGTTGATTCTTCTGAAATACCACTTTTTAGAATTATGCACCAAGGGAAGAGCTCAGTCGGTTTAGAGGCACAGGAAGACCACCCTTATCCTTTTGCAGGAGCTTCAAATGTTAAAGTGCGCCTTGGGGTTGTTTCAGTAGCTGGAAGCTCCATTACTTGGATGGATCTTCTCTGCGGGGGCACAGAACAGCAAAACAATGAGGAGGAATATTTGGCAAGAGTCAATTGGATGCATGGAAACATTCTCACTGCTCAGATTTTGAACAGGCACCACACTAAAATAAAGATCGTTAAGTTTGATATTAGAACAGgccaaaggaaaaatatattgttcGAAGAAAACAGCAGTTGGATCAATATACATGACTGTTTCACACCTCTTGATAAAGGAGTTACCAAATTTTCGGGTGGATTTATCTGGGCTAGTGAGAAAACAGGATTTAGACATCTTTATCTTCATGATGCAAATGGGACTTGTTTAGGACCCATCACTGAAGGTGAATGGATGGTTGAGCAAATTGCCGGTGTGAATGAGGCTACAGGTCTAATATATTTTACTGGGACCTTAGATGGTCCTCTGGAGTCCAATTTGTATTGTTCCAAACTTTTTGTTGATGGAAGTCAACCACTTCAGGTCCCTGTCAGACTTACGCACAGCAAGGGGAAGCACATTGTGGTCCTTGATCATCATATGCGAAATTTTGTTGATATTCATGATTCCCTTGGTTGTCCTCCTAGGGTGTTACTGTGCTCGTTGGAAGATGGAAGTTTAATCAAGCCTTTATATGAGCAGTCATTTACAattccaaggttcaaaaagCTTCAACTTGAGCCACCGGAGATTGTTGAAATACGGGCTAATGATGGCACTACATTGTATGGAGCCCTATATAAGCCTGATGCTTCAAGGTTTGGACCTCCACCTTACAAAACT encodes the following:
- the LOC114410297 gene encoding uncharacterized protein LOC114410297 isoform X2, whose translation is MMPHCHQNVIPFLKCDIYIQDIPHSKAELKLPSVLGSPIIDPHLSPDGSMLAYVRDSELHVLNLLSNESKQLTHGAKENGLTHGLAEYIAQEEMDRKTGYWWSLDSKYIAFTEVDSSEIPLFRIMHQGKSSVGLEAQEDHPYPFAGASNVKVRLGVVSVAGSSITWMDLLCGGTEQQNNEEEYLARVNWMHGNILTAQILNRHHTKIKIVKFDIRTGQRKNILFEENSSWINIHDCFTPLDKGVTKFSGGFIWASEKTGFRHLYLHDANGTCLGPITEGEWMVEQIAGVNEATGLIYFTGTLDGPLESNLYCSKLFVDGSQPLQVPVRLTHSKGKHIVVLDHHMRNFVDIHDSLGCPPRVLLCSLEDGSLIKPLYEQSFTIPRFKKLQLEPPEIVEIRANDGTTLYGALYKPDASRFGPPPYKTMINVYGGPSVQLVSNSWLSTVDLRAQYLRNQGILVWKLDNRGTARRGLKFESYLKQKLGQIDADDQLTGAEWLVKQGLTKAGHIGLYGWSYGGYLSAMTLSRYPDFFKCAIAGAPVTSWDGYDTFYTEKYMGLPSENKSGYESGSVMNQVHQLKGRLLLVHGMIDENVHFRHTARLINALVAAGKSYELIVFPDERHMPRRHSDRVYMEGRMWDFIQRNL
- the LOC114410297 gene encoding uncharacterized protein LOC114410297 isoform X1, which codes for MNEKRNPKRQKPLPFSMPVTDSNDPQNFDDNILFPVEEIVQYPLPGYVSPTSISFSPDDSLISYLFSPDNSLNRKVYAFDLKTNTQELLFSPPDGGLDESNISPEEKLRRERLRERGLGVTRYEWVKTSSKRKAVMVPLPAGIYIQDIPHSKAELKLPSVLGSPIIDPHLSPDGSMLAYVRDSELHVLNLLSNESKQLTHGAKENGLTHGLAEYIAQEEMDRKTGYWWSLDSKYIAFTEVDSSEIPLFRIMHQGKSSVGLEAQEDHPYPFAGASNVKVRLGVVSVAGSSITWMDLLCGGTEQQNNEEEYLARVNWMHGNILTAQILNRHHTKIKIVKFDIRTGQRKNILFEENSSWINIHDCFTPLDKGVTKFSGGFIWASEKTGFRHLYLHDANGTCLGPITEGEWMVEQIAGVNEATGLIYFTGTLDGPLESNLYCSKLFVDGSQPLQVPVRLTHSKGKHIVVLDHHMRNFVDIHDSLGCPPRVLLCSLEDGSLIKPLYEQSFTIPRFKKLQLEPPEIVEIRANDGTTLYGALYKPDASRFGPPPYKTMINVYGGPSVQLVSNSWLSTVDLRAQYLRNQGILVWKLDNRGTARRGLKFESYLKQKLGQIDADDQLTGAEWLVKQGLTKAGHIGLYGWSYGGYLSAMTLSRYPDFFKCAIAGAPVTSWDGYDTFYTEKYMGLPSENKSGYESGSVMNQVHQLKGRLLLVHGMIDENVHFRHTARLINALVAAGKSYELIVFPDERHMPRRHSDRVYMEGRMWDFIQRNL